A genomic segment from Dendropsophus ebraccatus isolate aDenEbr1 chromosome 7, aDenEbr1.pat, whole genome shotgun sequence encodes:
- the LOC138796537 gene encoding nicotinamide N-methyltransferase-like yields the protein MDPHVNLYYPNHEVDAKKYLQDYYSQHVPYSVFKESTINMMRCFYNALNSGLVSGKTLIDISFGSIIVNLLSICEFFQEISIVKFYDADIRELELWRNKDPDAFDWTPILKLFREFKGMSSDRWSEEEENLRGKIKKIMKWEFTEDNLTDSVSPPKADCATSIWALELISKDHEEYKRNLRKFSKLIKLGGYLLLYTDINCTYFKIGEDKFQLLPCDENFCRKVLSEEGLEIEHFENLEKVMGCDLVDHEGIVFIVARKLCTESQIVCPSPAHIPPPSLDSVPQQCEKLSPLLGTVVLLAAHPYSGSSVDSSRSPQLSLENLKPSVQ from the exons atggATCCCCATGTGAACCTGTACTATCCCAATCATGAGGTTGACGCCAAGAAGTATCTGCAAGACTACTATTCACAACATGTCCCATACTCCGTTTTTAAGGAGTCTACAATTAACATGATGAGATGCTTTTATAATGCTTTGAACTCAG GACTGGTCAGTGGTAAAACCCTGATTGACATCAGTTTTGGCTCCATTATAGTTAACCTTCTTTCAATATGTGAGTTCTTTCAAGAAATTTCCATTGTAAAATTTTATGACGCCGACATCAGAGAACTTGAACTGTGGAGAAACAAAGATCCCGATGCCTTTGACTGGACTCCAATCTTAAAACTCTTCAGGGAGTTCAAAGGCATGAGCAG TGATAGGTGGTCGGAGGAAGAAGAAAACCTAAGGGGAAAAATAAAGAAGATTATGAAATGGGAATTCACTGAAGATAACCTTACAGATTCTGTATCACCGCCAAAGGCTGACTGTGCCACAAGTATCTGGGCTCTGGAACTGATCAGCAAGGATCATGAGGAATATAAAAGAAACCTAAGGAAATTCTCCAAATTAATCAAACTTGGGGGATATCTTTTATTATACACGGATATTAATTGCACATATTTTAAAATTGGAGAAGACAAGTTTCAACTATTACCATGTGATGAGAATTTCTGTAGGAAAGTTCTTAGCGAGGAAGGTTTAGAAATTGAGCATTTTGAGAACCTGGAAAAAGTAATGGGCTGTGACTTGGTTGACCATGAGGGAATAGTGTTTATTGTTGCCCGCAAG CTTTGTACGGAGTCTCAGATCGTCTGCCCCAGTCCCGCCCACATCCCTCCCCCTTCACTGGACAGCGTACCACAGCAGTGCgagaagctctcccccctcctgggCACTGTTGTCCTCCTCGCTGCCCATCCGTATAGTGGGTCATCTGTAG ATTCTTCTCGTTCACCGCAGCTGTCGCTGGAAAATCTGAAgccatctgtgcagtga